The region GTCGGTGACCGGATCCCAGACGGTCACGGTGGCCTCGCCCCGTCTCAGCGTGACGAGCCGTCGGCCGTCCGGGCTGAACAGCACGGTGGTTACGGAGCCCTGGCCCGGCAGTCGGCGCGGCGGCCCGCCGGGCCACGGCCAGGGCCACAGGGTGACTCCGCCGTCGTGGTCACCGGTCGCCAGTTGGGTGCCGTCAGGGCTGAACGTCACCACGTTGCTGCCGCGCTGGGGCTTGGGCGTCGGCTTGCCATGGGCGACGGTGCCGAAGTCCGACCGGGGCCACCAGGGCCGTGACCGCCAGTCGGCGGCCTTCCAGACCCGCAGCGAGCCGTCGCCCCAGACCGCTGCCAGCTGGGTGCCCTGTGGGCTGAACGCGACCTCGGCCGCGCCCTGCCACGGTTGCCGGGTCCGCACGCCCCTGCTCCCGAGCAGGCCGCCGGTAGCCGGGTTCCACACCCGCACTTTCTTGTCGGCCGAAGCGGTAGCCAGCAGCCCACCGTCCGGGCTGAACGCGACACTGCTCACGTACAGCCGGGAACTGGCGGCCAGGGTGTGCAGCAGTTGCCCGGTGGCCGCATCCCACAGTTTCACCGTCTGGTCCCCGGACGCGCTGGCCAGCAGGGTGCCGTCCGGGCTGAAGACCACACTCGTGACGAAAGCGGTGTGCCCGGTGAGGGTCAGGACCGGGACGGGCTGGGGTTTTCGTCCTTGGGCCATGGGGTCATTTTGTCCGGCGAATTTCCGAATCTCAAGGACACCCACGGCGAGAACGGCCAGGATGCGATAGGGCGATTCAGGCCTCGAAGGGTAGTTCGGTGCCGGTCCGGGGCGAGCCGATCGGGTGATGCGGCGGGACGGGCTCATGGTCGCGACGGTGATGCCGATCGAGCTTGGGATGGACCGGTACTGGAAGGCCTACCTCGGCAGCGGTCTCCTGATCATTGCGGTGTATCTGTTCTTCCCGGAAGGGATTCCCCGCGACGTCGTGTACGGGGTGCTGGGCCTGTCCAGCGTGGTGGCCATCGCCGTCGGTATCCGCCTGCACCGGCCGCTGCGGGCCCGGGCCTGGTGGGCGATGGCGTTCGGCCAGCTGCTCTGGGTCGCCGCCGACACGTTGTTCAGCTGGTACGAAGACGTCGCCCACACTGACGCATTCCCGTCTCCGGCGGACGTTCCGTACCTGATGGCCTATCCGGTGATGTCCGTGGGCTTCGTGATTCTGTTGCGGGCCCGGCAGCGTCGGCGTGACCTGGCGGAGGTGATCGACAGCGGGGTGCTGACCGCGAGCCTGGCCCTGGTGTCCTGGGTGGTGCTGGCCGCCCCGATCGCCCGGGCCACCGATCTGCCGCTGCTGGAACGGTTCGTGGGCGTGGCCTACCCGGCGGCCGACATCCTGCTCCTGGCCGTGCTGATGCGCCTGGTCATCGTGCCCGGCGCCCGCACTCCCGCCTTCCGCATGCTGGTCGGCGCCGCTTCTGCGCTGCTGGTGGCAGACGCGGGGTACGCGGTGCTCATCGCCAGCACGGGTTACGAGAGCAGCGCCCTGGACCTGTTGTGGCTGAGTTCCTACGTCTTGTGGGGGACCGCCGCGCTGCATCCCTCGATGCGTCAGCTGTCCGAGCCGAGTGAGCAGAACGCGGTGCCGTTCACACGCCTGCGCCTGGCCCTGCTCACCGTCGCGGTCCTGCTGGCCCCGGTGACACTGATCGTGCAGTTGCTCTCGGGAATCTCTCCCAGCGTGTGGGCGGTGGCCCTGGCGTCCATCGTGCTGTTCAGCCTGGTGGTGATACGCATGAACGCGGCCATTCAGCAGGTCGTCGTCTCCACCGCGCAGCGTGAGCGCCTGCAGGACGACCTCGCCCACCAGGCCGCCCACGACTCGCTGACCGAACTGGCGAACCGGGGGCGTGCCCTGGAACTGATCGAGGCCGGGCTGCACCGAGGTCAGCGTTCCGGGGGACTGGTGGGCCTGCTGTTCATCGACCTGGACCACTTCAAGGCGGTCAACGACACCCACGGTCACCGCGCCGGGGACGATGTTCTGCGCGAGACCGCCGTGCGGATGAAGCGTCTCATCCGCGCCGGCGACACCGTGGGTCGGCTGGGCGGTGACGAGTTCGTGGTGCTCATCGAGTCACTGGCTTCCGAGCGGGACCTGATCGACCTGGCGGAGCGTCTGGTGGCCAGTATTTCGGCACCGATGGACGCGGCCGGTCAGAGTGTGGTGATCGGCGCCAGTATCGGGGTTGCCATCAACCGGGACGGCGGGACCGACGCCGCGGGGTTCTTGCACGAGGCCGACGCCGCCGCCTACCGGGCCAAGGCCTCCGGTCGCGGTCGGGTCGAGGTCTTCGACGAGTCCCTGCGCCGCCAGCTGCACGACCGGGCCGAGCTGGAGCAGGCCATCCGTGACGGCCTGCCCGCCGGCGAGTTCCTGCTGTACTACCAGCCCGTCGTGGACATGGCCACCGCCGCCCTGCAGGGATACGAGGCGCTCCTGCGATGGGAACGTCCAGGGCACGGCCTCGTGATGCCGGACGCCTTCATCCCCACGGCCGAGCAGTCCACCCTGATCTGTCATCTGGGCCGCTGGGTCCTGGACGAGGCCACCCGCCAGTTCGCCCACTGGCTCGCGGAGGGAGAAGCGGGCGCAGAGGACGACCTCACGGTCGCGGTGAACATCTCGGGTCGCCACCTGGCCAGTGCGAGCATCGTGCCGGACGTGAAGAACGCCTTGCTGACGGCGCACCTGCGCCCGGAACGGCTCGTCCTGGAGATCACCGAGACCGTGCTGCTCGACGAGCCGGCGGCCGCCCCGCACCTGCGGGCGTTACGGGAGCTGGGGGTGAAGATCAGCATCGACGACTTCGGCACCGGCTACACCTCGATCGGTCAGTTGCAGTACCTGAACGCGGACACCCTGAAGATCGACAGGAGCCTCGTGGCCTCCAGCCGTCCGGGCGCCGCCGAGCTGGTCGAACTCGTCGTCCGCGCCGCCCACGCCTTTGGTCTCAACGTCATCGCCGAGGGTGTCGAACGCGAGGACCAGGTCCCCGCCCTGCAACGCGTGGGCTGCGACTCGGCCCAGGGCTATTGGTTCGCCCGGCCGCAGGCGACGATGGGCGCCCACCCGTCCCCGGTCGATCCATCGTCGAGGCAGTGAAAAGCGATATTGCACACGATGCACTCACAATATCGCTCGCAGGACTGGTAATTTCGCCATCCTCGTCCTTCCTTGATCGCAGGAAGACGACCGGAGGTGGCCCAACATTGGTAGTGCTGCTGCACCACGAGTACACGGCAACGGCGGTAGAGATCCTGCCTTGGGGAGTATTGGCCAAGACAGCGGACGGAGAAAACATCCTGATAGACGTCACTAAAGGTTGCGAAGGATTGTCGGTCGGTGACCAGGTGGGCGTCGTGATCTTGGATGATGCCCGGCGTCCCTTTCGTGGTAGTTGCCTGGCTGCCGATGTGGAAATTGGACGGAGCTTGCGCCGAGAGACGGAAGGCGACGTTTAGGATTGGTATCTCTGCCCCGAGGCAAGTTTCTTCACGGCACGGTGGTGGCGCATCGCGATCGTCACGGTATTGACGTGGAGGTCGCATTGCTTCAGCCGGTGGTGCGGGCCTTCATCGATGCCGGGCTGATCGTGGACGGGCGTCGTCTGATGGCCGACGAGTTCCCGGCGATCGGCTCGGAGATACAGGCCATCGTCATTGAGGATTATCCCGGCCGGGACGAGCTCCGTCTGGACGCCAGACCTTCCGTGGTCACGGGTGTTCCGGCTCCGAAGATCGATGCCACCGTCGCGGGAGTCGGCCGACCGGTTCACCATCTGCTCGGCCTTCCTCGGACGCGTGGGCTCATCGAGTACGTGGAAACACTTCAGGTGCTCATCGGTAGGTCTGCCGTCGTCCACGAGGTACAGGCCGATGTCCCTGAGCATGGACCGGTCTTCGCGGTGATCTTTACGCGGGCCCCGGAAGCCGGTTGGACGACCGCATTCAGCTACGGTCTGTCGCAGATCTCCGGTGAGCAGGGCCGTAGCCGGGAAATCGCTCTCGTGGTTCGTTCCGAAGACCCGGATTGGGGCTTCGTACCTGCGCGGGTGGTGAGCGTGCTGCGAGGACGACTTCCCTTCGCCGAGGGCCGCACGCTCGAATACCGGGAGCCGTGGGCCAGGGACAGCAGAATGAATGGCTTGCTCTTCGCGCCTGCGGCGGGCCACTATCCAGGTCTCGCCGATGTCGCGGGCCGGCCGATCGAGATGCTCGGTGCGTATCCCCTTCATGGCTCGGAGCTACGGCTCATCGCCGAGTATGGCGCCGATCGCTTCCTGAAGCTTGTTTCTTCCCCTCTGGATCCGAACCGGAACGTCGTCCGAGAAGTGAAATGAAGTACGACACCTTCATTGCTACTTCGGTGGGGCGTGTGGACAGGCTCTCGCCCCGGAGCCGAGCCGCGATGTTCTGGTTGGTCGGATCCGGGCTTCGGGCAGGTCTGAGCGATGCGGAAGGCCTGGGGCAGATTGGGAGCGAGGCGGAGCATGACTGTTCCTCTGGACGATTCTGAGCTCGAAGAGATCGAGGTGCTGGCTTCGGTAGCCACTCCCGGTCCGTGGTTCGTCCGGTTCCTGGATGACGACTCCGCGATGAATCTGGTTGCGGTCAGTACGGTTCCGGACACTGGCAAGGGGGAGAGGTGGCCGGATTACGAGAACGGCGAGATGGTCGCGGCCACGTTGGTCCAGCATCCGCGGTACGTGGATAGTGCGGATGGGCAGTGGGACGAGAACGCGGCTTTCATCGCGATGGCTCGTGAGGCGGTGCCTCGGTTGGTGGACGAGGTGAGGCGGTTGCGGGGTCTGCTCGGGGAGGCCGGCGAACGGCTGTCGGGATAGTGAAACCCGTTACTCCGAGCGGAAATCCGGAGAATGCCGGGCGGGGGGCGTTGGCCGATATCCAGTCGCCGCGTGTCCGCATCCGGTTCAGGCCGGGGCCGAGGTTGGCCAGGACCACTCCGCCCGCTTTCAGCGCAGCCTGGGTGGCAGTGAACGACGAGTCGGTGTCGGGGCCGAAGGTGTCGCTGCCCAGCCCTCGGACACGCCGCGCCCGGAACAGCCAGGAGACCACGTCGGCGCTGAAACTGGCCGCCTGAAGGCTGTATTCGGGGGAGCCGAAGCGCTGGGCGTGGCCGGTCCGGAGCACTACGCAGGCCCCGGGAGGAATCGGACCGCAGCGGCGCTCCCAGGTGCGCACGTCGTCCATCATGATCGAACGACCGGGCTCGGGGGCATCGAACACCGCCAGCGGCATGAGTGTCCACGACTCGTCCAGGTCGCTGAGCCGTGCGCCGCCCGGGACGAAGTGGGCGGGGGCGTCGATGTGGGTGCCCAGATGGGTTCCCAGGCTGGTGATCTGCTCGACCAGATAGCCGGCCTCGGGCACCGTGGCGAACACTCGTGCTGCGAAGGGTGGGTCGCCGTCGAACACCGGGTTGGTGCCGGACAGCTCGTGCCCGAGGGGCACGCGGGTGGCCGTGCGCGGATCGACCTGGTCGTAGCCGCGGGGGATCGCGCTGGGGCGGCGCAGGCTTCGGGGCATCACGGTGATTAGCATGGCCCAGGAAGTGTCGGCGCAGCGGTGGAAGGAACATGTCTTGGGCGAGCTCACCCCGGCGCCCGCACCCCTGTGGAAGCTCGACGGGATCCAGTGGCTGCTGACCGCCGGCTCCTTGCTGAACGCCATCGCCTTCTTCTCCGCACTGCCCTTCGCCTCGCTCTATCTGGACACCGCCACGGATCTGTCCGCGGTCGTCATCGGTGGGGTGGTCGGCGGCATCGCCCTGATCGCCTCGGTCGGCGGGATGCTCGGGGGGCTGCTGATCGACCGGTTCGGCGCCGTCCCGCTGATGCTGCTCGGATTGATCGGTTATGTCCTGATCTACGCGGGCCTGACCCAGGCGTCCGCCACCGGTGCGATCGTGGCCCTCCTGCTCGGGCTGGGCGCTGCGCGGCTGCTCGTGGAACCCGGCGGCAAGAAACTGATGTCGCTGGCGGCGGATCCGGACGGGCGGATCTTCCGGGTGCGGTACATGGTGCTCTGCGCCGGTGCGATCGTCGGGCCGGCCATCGGCGGGGTGCTCTACACGACCAGTATCACCGCGTTCTTCGCGGTCCCGGCGGTGTTCTACACCGCGTACCTGGTGTTCGTCCTGCTGTTCCGGGCCCGGCTGACGGCGCTGGAGACCGCGCGGGCCACCACCGGCGGCCGATTCCCGCTGCGGGAGGCGCTGCGCGACCGGCGGCTGCTGGCGGCCAGTGGCGCCGGCATCGTCATCTTCTTCGTCTTCTCCCAGCTGGATTCGATGATCCCGCTGTTCATGGCCCGGGAATGGGGTGATCGGGCGGCGCACCTGTTCGCCGGGCTGTTCATTGCCAATGCCGTGCTGGCCCTGGTGTTCCAGATGCCGATCGCGTGGCTGTCCGACCGGATGCCCCGGGCGCGGCTGGTCCTGGCCGGGTGCCTCGGTTTCGCCCTGGCGTTCGGGTGTTTCTGGGCCAGTGCCTCGCTGGGCCTGCCCCTTCTCTACCTCGGCATCGTGCTCTGGACGCTCGGCGAGGGAGTGCTGCTGCCGCTGCCCGACATCGCCGTGCACGAACTGGCCGACGACGACCGCAAGGGCACCTATTTCGGCGTGGCCGAGATCCGTTACCTCGGTTTCTTCGCGGGGCCGTTCATCGGCGGGGTGTTGCTGCCGACCGCCGGTCTCTACTTCACGGTCATGGGGCTGGCCGTCTTCGCCTGCGTCCCCTTGTTGGTCGGAAGGCTGGTTGGACGGCTGCCGCGTCGGGCACGCTGACACGGCAGCCGTCACCGGTCAGACGTCGGTCTCGGTCACCGCCGGGGCCTCGATCTTCCGGTCCGGGAGGTCGACGTTGCTGCGCGGCCCGGTGAACCAGTGCTTGACCGAGACGTGCCAGCCGATGAACAGGGCGAGCAGCAGGGCGACGAGCACGATGGGCGCGTAGTTGACGGCCGTCCAGGTGAAGCCGTCACCTGGCCAGCCGTCCGGTGAGAATGGCAGCACGAAGTACACCGAGGTCACGGCGATCTCGGCGACCGCGAGCAGGCTCATCCAGCGGTACTTCGAACCCAGGGTCCACGGACCCGGCTGCCACCCGTCGCCGGCCTTCCAGCGCAGGTAGATCGGGATGGCGAAGGCCAGGTACAGGCCGATCACGCCGATCGAGACCACGGCGTAGAAGGCGGTGGGGGCCCCGGACGGGCTCTCGTACAGTGCGGGCAGGGTCAACACCACGGCCGCACCGGCCCCAGCCAGAACGGCGTTGCGCGGCACTCCCTTGGCGTCGACCTTCGACCACAGGCCCGAGCCCGGGACGGCCCGGTCGCGGCTGAACGCGAACAGCATCCGCGAGGTCGAGGTCATGCAGGCCGTCGAGCAGTAGATCTGGCCGCTCATGCTGATGAACACGACCAGCTTGAACAGGGCCGGGGAGAGCGAGGTGGCCAGCACCGACAGCACGCTGCCGCCGCCGTACGGGTTCACCTCCGGATCGAACGAATTGATGACGTCGGTCTCGGTCGCCGCGAAGAGGAAGGCCAGCAGGAGGATCCAGCCACCGATCGCGGAGTACAGGATCGACTGCCAGATGCCCTTGGCCGCGGCGTTCGCCGCTCCCTGGGTCTCTTCGGAGAGGTGGGCCGAGGCGTCGTACCCGGTGATCGTGTACTGCGTGAGCAAGAAGCCCAGCGGCAGCACGTAGAACCAGAAGGTGACGTCACCGTCCCCACCGATGCCGGCGTTGTTGATGCGCTCGGTGAACACGAACGACAGGCTCTGGTGCGAGTCCGGCCCGAACACCAGCACGAGCACCACGATCAGCGCACCGAACACGTGCCACCAGACCGACACGTTGTTGATGACGGCCAGCAGGTGCGAGCTGAAGATGTTCACCGCCGTGATCAGCAGCATCAGCGCGGCGAACCAGAAGAACTGCTGGTAGAGGTAGTTGCCCCCGAGGAAGCCGGTGGCGTACCCGTCGGAGAACAGGTCGATGAACGTGTTCAGGTAGATCGCGGCGCCGTACGCGACCGACGCCAGGATCGCGACCAGCCCGACGAGGTTCAGCCAGCCGGTGTAGTAACCGGCCTTGGCCCCGCCGAGTTTGGCCGCCCACCAGTAGATCCCGCCGGACGTCGGGTAGGCCGACACCAGCTCGGCCATGCAGAGACCGATGATCAGGATGAAGGCCGAGATCACCGGCCAGCCGAGGGAGATGGCGATCGGGCCACCGTTGTTCCAGGCCTGGCCGAAGGTGGTGAAGCACCCGGCCAGGATAGAGATGATGCTGAACGAGATGGCGAAGTTCGAGAAGCCGGACCAGGAACGGTGCAGCTCCTGCTTGTAGCCGAGGCTGGCGAGGACGGATTCGTCATCGCTGGGCGTGCTGTCGGACATCGGACTCCTCGAGCGTGAGAAGCGTGCAGAGAGGTAGAGGCAGGGCGCCACCTTCGCCCTGCCTCATTTCCGCCACCAGCACCTAACGGTCACAACCGGATGAAGCGCCGAACGG is a window of Kineosporia sp. NBRC 101731 DNA encoding:
- a CDS encoding WD40 repeat domain-containing protein, with protein sequence MAQGRKPQPVPVLTLTGHTAFVTSVVFSPDGTLLASASGDQTVKLWDAATGQLLHTLAASSRLYVSSVAFSPDGGLLATASADKKVRVWNPATGGLLGSRGVRTRQPWQGAAEVAFSPQGTQLAAVWGDGSLRVWKAADWRSRPWWPRSDFGTVAHGKPTPKPQRGSNVVTFSPDGTQLATGDHDGGVTLWPWPWPGGPPRRLPGQGSVTTVLFSPDGRRLVTLRRGEATVTVWDPVTDQPRPALNGHQDQVNAAAFRPDGRRLATGSNDETVRVWDPVTGRSLVTLAADTCWQTGVAFSPDGTRLATAGENGTIKLWDATGW
- a CDS encoding EAL domain-containing protein encodes the protein MPIELGMDRYWKAYLGSGLLIIAVYLFFPEGIPRDVVYGVLGLSSVVAIAVGIRLHRPLRARAWWAMAFGQLLWVAADTLFSWYEDVAHTDAFPSPADVPYLMAYPVMSVGFVILLRARQRRRDLAEVIDSGVLTASLALVSWVVLAAPIARATDLPLLERFVGVAYPAADILLLAVLMRLVIVPGARTPAFRMLVGAASALLVADAGYAVLIASTGYESSALDLLWLSSYVLWGTAALHPSMRQLSEPSEQNAVPFTRLRLALLTVAVLLAPVTLIVQLLSGISPSVWAVALASIVLFSLVVIRMNAAIQQVVVSTAQRERLQDDLAHQAAHDSLTELANRGRALELIEAGLHRGQRSGGLVGLLFIDLDHFKAVNDTHGHRAGDDVLRETAVRMKRLIRAGDTVGRLGGDEFVVLIESLASERDLIDLAERLVASISAPMDAAGQSVVIGASIGVAINRDGGTDAAGFLHEADAAAYRAKASGRGRVEVFDESLRRQLHDRAELEQAIRDGLPAGEFLLYYQPVVDMATAALQGYEALLRWERPGHGLVMPDAFIPTAEQSTLICHLGRWVLDEATRQFAHWLAEGEAGAEDDLTVAVNISGRHLASASIVPDVKNALLTAHLRPERLVLEITETVLLDEPAAAPHLRALRELGVKISIDDFGTGYTSIGQLQYLNADTLKIDRSLVASSRPGAAELVELVVRAAHAFGLNVIAEGVEREDQVPALQRVGCDSAQGYWFARPQATMGAHPSPVDPSSRQ
- a CDS encoding suppressor of fused domain protein, encoding MEVALLQPVVRAFIDAGLIVDGRRLMADEFPAIGSEIQAIVIEDYPGRDELRLDARPSVVTGVPAPKIDATVAGVGRPVHHLLGLPRTRGLIEYVETLQVLIGRSAVVHEVQADVPEHGPVFAVIFTRAPEAGWTTAFSYGLSQISGEQGRSREIALVVRSEDPDWGFVPARVVSVLRGRLPFAEGRTLEYREPWARDSRMNGLLFAPAAGHYPGLADVAGRPIEMLGAYPLHGSELRLIAEYGADRFLKLVSSPLDPNRNVVREVK
- a CDS encoding cyclase family protein, with translation MPRSLRRPSAIPRGYDQVDPRTATRVPLGHELSGTNPVFDGDPPFAARVFATVPEAGYLVEQITSLGTHLGTHIDAPAHFVPGGARLSDLDESWTLMPLAVFDAPEPGRSIMMDDVRTWERRCGPIPPGACVVLRTGHAQRFGSPEYSLQAASFSADVVSWLFRARRVRGLGSDTFGPDTDSSFTATQAALKAGGVVLANLGPGLNRMRTRGDWISANAPRPAFSGFPLGVTGFTIPTAVRRPPRADPATASPRPPTEAPPHEPSR
- a CDS encoding MFS transporter — protein: MAQEVSAQRWKEHVLGELTPAPAPLWKLDGIQWLLTAGSLLNAIAFFSALPFASLYLDTATDLSAVVIGGVVGGIALIASVGGMLGGLLIDRFGAVPLMLLGLIGYVLIYAGLTQASATGAIVALLLGLGAARLLVEPGGKKLMSLAADPDGRIFRVRYMVLCAGAIVGPAIGGVLYTTSITAFFAVPAVFYTAYLVFVLLFRARLTALETARATTGGRFPLREALRDRRLLAASGAGIVIFFVFSQLDSMIPLFMAREWGDRAAHLFAGLFIANAVLALVFQMPIAWLSDRMPRARLVLAGCLGFALAFGCFWASASLGLPLLYLGIVLWTLGEGVLLPLPDIAVHELADDDRKGTYFGVAEIRYLGFFAGPFIGGVLLPTAGLYFTVMGLAVFACVPLLVGRLVGRLPRRAR
- a CDS encoding amino acid permease; the protein is MSDSTPSDDESVLASLGYKQELHRSWSGFSNFAISFSIISILAGCFTTFGQAWNNGGPIAISLGWPVISAFILIIGLCMAELVSAYPTSGGIYWWAAKLGGAKAGYYTGWLNLVGLVAILASVAYGAAIYLNTFIDLFSDGYATGFLGGNYLYQQFFWFAALMLLITAVNIFSSHLLAVINNVSVWWHVFGALIVVLVLVFGPDSHQSLSFVFTERINNAGIGGDGDVTFWFYVLPLGFLLTQYTITGYDASAHLSEETQGAANAAAKGIWQSILYSAIGGWILLLAFLFAATETDVINSFDPEVNPYGGGSVLSVLATSLSPALFKLVVFISMSGQIYCSTACMTSTSRMLFAFSRDRAVPGSGLWSKVDAKGVPRNAVLAGAGAAVVLTLPALYESPSGAPTAFYAVVSIGVIGLYLAFAIPIYLRWKAGDGWQPGPWTLGSKYRWMSLLAVAEIAVTSVYFVLPFSPDGWPGDGFTWTAVNYAPIVLVALLLALFIGWHVSVKHWFTGPRSNVDLPDRKIEAPAVTETDV